One Triticum dicoccoides isolate Atlit2015 ecotype Zavitan chromosome 4B, WEW_v2.0, whole genome shotgun sequence genomic window carries:
- the LOC119295205 gene encoding chlorophyll a-b binding protein CP26, chloroplastic-like — protein MAALAPTKMLGTRLNFAGSSRYATAAPTAGAQKIVSLFDRFKKKPAPKPKPAPVATSSVGIDDELAKWYGPDRRIYLPNGLLDRSEVPEYLNGEVPGDYGYDPFGLGKKPEDFAKYQAFELIHARWAMLGAAGFIIPEALNKFGANCGPEAVWFKTGALLLDGNTLNYFGNSIPINLILAVVAEVVLVGGAEYYRITNGLEFDDKLHPGGPFDPLGLATDPDQAALLKVKEIKNGRLAMFSMLGFFIQAYVTGEGPFENLCAHLSDPFGNNLLTVISGAAERVPSL, from the exons ATGGCGGCGCTCGCTCCGACGAAGATGCTCGGCACCCGGCTCAACTTCGCCGGATCCTCCAGGTATGCCACAGCGGCACCAACTGCTGGCGCACAGAAGATCGTCTCCCTCTTTGATCGCTTCAAGAAGAAGCCCGCCCCGAAGCCGAAGCCCGCACCCGTTGCCACCTCGAGCGTAGGCATCGACGACGAGCTCGCCAAGTGGTACG GCCCTGACAGGAGGATCTACTTGCCCAACGGTCTCCTTGACcggtcggaggtgccggagtacctCAACGGAGAGGTTCCCGGAGA CTACGGCTATGATCCTTTTGGTCTGGGCAAGAAGCCAGAGGACTTCGCCAA GTACCAGGCCTTTGAGCTCATCCATGCCAGGTGGGCCATGCTCGGCGCCGCCGGATTCATCATCCCCGAGGCGCTCAACAAGTTCGGCGCAAACTGCGGCCCCGAGGCCGTTTGGTTCAAG ACCGGCGCCCTTCTCCTCGACGGCAACACCCTCAACTACTTCGGCAACAGCATCCCCATCAACCTGATCCTCGCCGTCGTCGCCGAGGTCGTCCTCGTCGGAGGCGCCGAGTACTACAGGATCACCAACGGACTG GAATTTGATGACAAGCTCCACCCAGGTGGCCCATTCGACCCGCTCGGCCTCGCCACCGACCCGGACCAGGCGGCGCTGCTCAAGGTGAAGGAGATCAAGAACGGGCGGCTGGCCATGTTCTCCATGCTGGGGTTCTTCATCCAGGCCTACGTCACCGGCGAGGGCCCCTTCGAGAACCTGTGCGCGCACCTCAGCGACCCCTTCGGCAACAACCTGCTCACCGTCATCTCCGGCGCCGCCGAGAGGGTGCCCAGCCTGTGA